A window of the Thermoanaerobacter uzonensis DSM 18761 genome harbors these coding sequences:
- the rpmG gene encoding 50S ribosomal protein L33: protein MRVKITLACTECKNRNYHTTKNKKNDPDRLELMKYCKFCKKHTLHRETK, encoded by the coding sequence TTGAGAGTAAAAATTACGTTGGCATGTACTGAGTGTAAGAATAGAAACTACCATACGACAAAAAATAAGAAGAATGACCCTGATAGGTTAGAGCTAATGAAATATTGCAAATTCTGCAAAAAGCATACCTTGCATAGAGAGACTAAGTAG
- the secE gene encoding preprotein translocase subunit SecE, whose amino-acid sequence MAGEGRKIVKFFKDVRAEMKKVTWPSRETMITYTEIVLIVVALLTVFIFLIDSVFSYLLKLIIKV is encoded by the coding sequence ATGGCCGGTGAAGGAAGAAAAATTGTTAAGTTTTTCAAAGATGTAAGGGCAGAAATGAAAAAGGTGACATGGCCAAGCAGAGAAACTATGATAACTTATACTGAAATTGTATTAATAGTAGTGGCTCTTTTGACAGTATTTATTTTTTTGATTGACTCAGTTTTTAGTTATCTCTTAAAGCTTATTATTAAAGTTTAA
- the nusG gene encoding transcription termination/antitermination protein NusG: MPEKENAKWYVVHTYSGYENKVKANLEKIVENRNLQHLIHQIIVPTEKVVEIKDGKKKTVERKIFPGYVLVKMVMTDDTWYVVRNTRGVTGFVGPGSKPVPLSEAEVRALGIKEIPTAVDLNVKDTVRVISGPFENFIGVVQEIYPERQKAKVLISMFGRETPVEFDLVQLQKI; this comes from the coding sequence ATGCCAGAAAAAGAAAATGCAAAGTGGTATGTGGTTCATACCTATTCTGGATATGAAAACAAAGTCAAAGCTAATTTAGAAAAGATTGTAGAAAATAGGAATTTACAGCATTTAATTCATCAAATCATTGTACCTACGGAAAAAGTTGTTGAGATTAAAGATGGTAAAAAGAAAACTGTTGAGAGGAAGATTTTTCCGGGTTATGTTTTGGTGAAAATGGTTATGACGGATGATACTTGGTACGTTGTGAGAAATACCAGGGGTGTTACAGGATTTGTAGGTCCTGGGTCTAAACCTGTACCGTTAAGTGAAGCAGAAGTTAGAGCTTTAGGTATAAAAGAGATTCCAACTGCAGTTGACCTTAATGTAAAAGATACTGTCAGGGTTATTTCAGGACCTTTTGAGAATTTTATTGGAGTAGTTCAAGAAATTTATCCAGAAAGACAAAAGGCGAAAGTTTTAATTTCTATGTTTGGGAGAGAGACACCGGTTGAATTTGACCTTGTACAGCTTCAAAAAATATAA
- the rplK gene encoding 50S ribosomal protein L11 → MAKKVAAVVKIQLPAGKATPAPPVGTALGPHGVNIMAFCKEFNERTAKDAGLIIPVVITIYADRSFSFITKTPPAAVLIKKAAGIESGSSQPNKQKVGKITREQLREIAEIKMRDLNASDIEAAMRMIAGTARSMGIEIV, encoded by the coding sequence ATGGCAAAGAAAGTGGCAGCAGTTGTAAAAATACAATTGCCAGCGGGGAAAGCTACTCCTGCGCCACCAGTAGGTACTGCATTAGGACCTCACGGTGTTAATATAATGGCTTTTTGCAAAGAATTCAATGAAAGGACAGCCAAAGACGCAGGGCTAATAATTCCTGTTGTTATTACAATATATGCAGACAGGTCATTTAGTTTTATAACTAAAACTCCACCAGCAGCTGTGCTAATCAAAAAAGCAGCTGGAATAGAGTCTGGTTCTTCGCAACCTAACAAACAAAAAGTAGGGAAAATCACAAGGGAGCAGCTTAGAGAAATTGCTGAAATCAAGATGAGAGACTTAAATGCTTCTGATATAGAGGCTGCTATGCGGATGATAGCAGGTACTGCAAGAAGCATGGGTATAGAGATTGTATAA
- the rplA gene encoding 50S ribosomal protein L1 codes for MKRGKKYLESLKLYDKTQQYSSDEAIDIVLKTAKANFDETIDLAVRLGVDPRHADQQVRGTVVLPHGTGKSVKVLVFAKGEKAKEAEAAGADYVGAEELVAKIQNENWFDYDVVVATPDMMGVVGRLGKILGPKGLMPNPKSGTVTFDLEKAIKEIKAGKIEYRVDKAGIIHVPIGKKSFGKEKLLENFRAVIDAIIKSKPAAAKGQYIKSVVLSSTMGPGVKVNPLKIF; via the coding sequence GTGAAGCGAGGGAAAAAATATTTAGAGAGCTTAAAGTTATATGACAAAACACAGCAGTATTCCAGTGATGAGGCAATAGATATTGTTTTGAAAACTGCAAAAGCAAATTTTGATGAAACTATTGATTTAGCTGTAAGACTAGGTGTTGACCCAAGACATGCTGACCAACAGGTAAGAGGTACAGTAGTGCTTCCTCACGGAACAGGAAAAAGTGTGAAAGTATTAGTTTTTGCAAAAGGGGAAAAAGCTAAAGAAGCAGAAGCAGCAGGTGCTGATTATGTGGGAGCAGAAGAATTAGTTGCAAAAATTCAAAATGAAAATTGGTTTGATTATGATGTTGTAGTTGCAACTCCTGATATGATGGGAGTGGTAGGGAGATTAGGTAAAATATTAGGTCCAAAAGGATTAATGCCAAACCCTAAATCAGGTACTGTGACTTTTGATTTAGAAAAAGCTATTAAAGAAATTAAAGCTGGTAAGATTGAGTACAGGGTGGATAAAGCAGGTATAATTCACGTTCCTATAGGGAAAAAATCCTTTGGGAAAGAGAAGTTATTAGAAAACTTCAGAGCGGTTATAGATGCTATAATTAAGTCTAAACCAGCAGCCGCAAAAGGACAATACATCAAAAGTGTAGTGTTATCTTCTACAATGGGACCAGGTGTGAAGGTTAATCCTTTAAAGATTTTTTAA
- the rplJ gene encoding 50S ribosomal protein L10 — MGTAKEKKQQIVAEFKDKLSRAQTVIFSNFSGLTVEDDTILRRKFREANSEYKVYKNTLMTIAAKELGYGDDLVKYFEGPTSVAFGYDDPVAPAKVLVEFMKDHKGIELKAGLVNGKLVTVEEIKALAELPSREELVAKALGSMKAPITNLVFVLSGTLRSLLYALNAVKEKKQAEA, encoded by the coding sequence GTGGGCACGGCAAAAGAGAAAAAGCAACAAATCGTAGCAGAGTTTAAAGACAAATTGTCACGAGCACAAACAGTGATTTTTTCAAACTTTAGTGGTTTGACTGTAGAAGATGATACTATATTAAGACGCAAATTTAGAGAAGCTAATTCTGAGTACAAAGTCTACAAAAATACTTTAATGACTATTGCAGCTAAAGAACTAGGTTATGGAGATGATTTAGTCAAGTATTTTGAAGGACCAACTTCTGTAGCTTTTGGATATGATGACCCTGTTGCGCCTGCTAAAGTTCTTGTGGAATTTATGAAAGATCACAAGGGTATTGAGTTAAAGGCAGGCCTTGTAAATGGAAAGTTAGTGACTGTTGAGGAAATTAAGGCTTTGGCGGAGCTTCCCTCAAGGGAAGAACTTGTGGCGAAAGCTTTGGGCAGCATGAAAGCTCCTATTACCAACCTCGTTTTTGTGTTGTCTGGTACTTTGAGAAGCCTGCTTTATGCTTTAAATGCAGTGAAAGAGAAAAAGCAAGCTGAAGCTTGA
- the rplL gene encoding 50S ribosomal protein L7/L12 gives MSKEEILEAIKNMTVLELAELVKALEEEFGVSAAAPVAVAAAPAAGAPAAAPAEEKTEFDVILQEVGSDKIKVIKVVREVTGLGLKEAKDLVESAPKPVKEGVSKDEANQIKAKFEEVGAKVEIK, from the coding sequence ATGAGCAAAGAAGAGATTTTGGAAGCCATAAAAAATATGACAGTTCTAGAATTGGCTGAGTTGGTAAAAGCTTTAGAGGAGGAATTTGGTGTATCTGCGGCAGCTCCTGTAGCAGTCGCAGCAGCTCCAGCAGCTGGAGCACCAGCAGCAGCACCAGCTGAAGAAAAAACAGAATTTGATGTTATTTTACAAGAAGTAGGTAGTGACAAGATAAAAGTTATCAAGGTTGTGAGAGAAGTAACAGGCTTAGGATTAAAAGAAGCAAAAGATTTAGTAGAAAGTGCTCCAAAGCCAGTTAAAGAAGGAGTAAGCAAAGACGAAGCAAATCAAATTAAAGCAAAATTCGAAGAAGTTGGTGCAAAAGTAGAAATAAAATAA
- the rpoB gene encoding DNA-directed RNA polymerase subunit beta has translation MVNPVQVGNKTRMSFAKIDEVLEMPDLIEVQKKSYKWFLEEGLREVFREISPIESFTGNLALEFVDYRLENNPKYSVEECKDRDTTYAVPMKVKVRLTNRETGEIKESEVFMGDFPLMTEKGTFIINGAERVIVSQLVRSPGVYYEQQFDKFGKKLISATVIPNRGAWLEYEEDSNDIVYVRIDRTRKVPVTVLLRALGYSTDIQILDLLGEEEKLKATLDKDTTKSEEEALIEIYKRLRPGEPPTVESAKSLLYALFFDAKRYDLAKVGRYKFNKKLALKTRIVNLKSAKKIVNPVTGEILVEEGEKISKEKAEEIQNCGINVVEVLVEGKVVRVIGNNTVDINKYPMPYDVSNLNIKEAVNLSILKEILDNFSDEEAVINEIKNRMDELVPKNITKDDIIATISYQLNLTHGIGSIDDIDHLGNRRLRSVGELLQNQFRIGLARLERVVKERMTIQDVNEITPQNLINIRPVVAAIREFFGSSQLSQFMDQTNPLAELTHKRRVSALGPGGLSRERAGFEVRDVHYSHYGRICPIETPEGPNIGLIGSLTTYARVNEYGFIEAPYRRVDKTTGTVTDEIVYMTADEEDEYIIAQANEPLDENNRFINEKVVCRLKEEIIAVPPTEVDFMDVSPKQIVSVATSMIPFLENDDANRALMGSNMQRQAVPLIKPEAPIVGTGIEYKAAVDSGVVVLAKNDGVVEKVTADRVIIRTKDGRRDEYNLLKFKRSNQGTCINQRPIVNEGDEVKKGQVICDGPSTDNGELALGKNVLVGFMPWEGYNYEDAILISEELVRDDSLTSIHIEEYDAEARDTKLGPEEITREIPNVGEDALKDLDERGIIRIGAEVTAGDILVGKVTPKGETELTAEERLLRAIFGEKAREVRDTSLRVPHGESGIVVDVKVYSRENGDELPPGVNQMVRVFVAQKRKISVGDKMAGRHGNKGVISRILPVEDMPFLPDGTPLQICLNPLGVPSRMNIGQVLEVHLGLVAKALGWQIATPVFDGATEEDIQELLAKSGFSPDGKVQLYDGRTGEPFDNRVTVGYMYMLKLHHLVDDKMHARSTGPYSLVTQQPLGGKAQFGGQRFGEMEVWALEAYGSAHTLQEILTVKSDDVSGRVKTYEAIVKGENIPEPGIPESFKVLVKELQSLALDVKVITEDNQEIPLKEFEDDDDSDVPDATLNINIEGREDTPPEEVYEEGFEEGFEEETEELPEDLDFEPDSFDMGNDDLDLEDFDI, from the coding sequence ATGGTAAATCCTGTACAAGTGGGCAACAAGACAAGAATGAGCTTTGCTAAGATCGACGAAGTGTTAGAAATGCCCGACCTTATTGAAGTTCAAAAGAAGTCATACAAATGGTTTTTAGAGGAGGGGTTGAGGGAAGTTTTTAGAGAAATTTCCCCTATAGAGAGCTTTACAGGAAATTTGGCGTTAGAATTTGTGGATTATAGATTAGAAAATAACCCCAAGTATTCAGTAGAAGAATGTAAAGATAGAGATACTACATATGCTGTGCCGATGAAAGTCAAAGTACGCCTTACCAATAGGGAAACAGGGGAAATTAAGGAATCTGAAGTATTTATGGGAGATTTTCCTTTAATGACAGAAAAGGGTACTTTTATTATAAATGGCGCAGAACGTGTAATTGTAAGCCAATTGGTTAGATCTCCAGGAGTTTATTATGAACAACAATTTGATAAATTTGGGAAAAAATTAATTTCTGCAACTGTAATTCCAAATAGAGGGGCTTGGCTAGAATATGAAGAAGATTCCAATGATATAGTATATGTTAGAATTGACAGAACAAGAAAAGTTCCAGTTACTGTATTATTAAGGGCGTTGGGTTATAGTACTGATATTCAAATTCTTGACCTTTTAGGAGAAGAGGAAAAATTAAAAGCTACTTTAGATAAGGATACTACAAAATCTGAAGAAGAGGCTTTAATAGAAATTTATAAAAGATTGAGACCGGGAGAGCCGCCTACTGTCGAGAGTGCCAAAAGTCTTTTGTATGCATTATTTTTTGATGCAAAAAGGTATGATTTAGCAAAAGTTGGGCGCTATAAATTTAATAAAAAACTTGCGTTAAAAACGAGAATTGTAAACTTAAAAAGCGCAAAAAAGATTGTCAATCCTGTTACAGGAGAGATATTAGTAGAAGAAGGAGAGAAAATTTCCAAAGAAAAGGCAGAAGAAATTCAAAATTGCGGCATAAATGTAGTAGAAGTGTTAGTAGAGGGTAAAGTAGTAAGAGTGATAGGTAATAATACGGTGGATATAAATAAATATCCAATGCCTTATGATGTATCTAACTTAAATATAAAAGAAGCAGTAAATTTAAGTATATTAAAAGAAATCCTTGATAATTTCTCTGATGAAGAGGCAGTAATAAACGAAATAAAAAATAGAATGGATGAACTTGTTCCAAAGAACATTACTAAAGATGACATTATAGCCACTATAAGCTACCAACTAAATTTAACTCATGGGATAGGTTCAATAGATGATATAGATCATTTAGGAAATAGGCGACTCAGGTCTGTAGGAGAATTATTGCAAAATCAATTTAGAATTGGACTTGCGAGATTAGAAAGAGTAGTCAAAGAGAGAATGACAATCCAAGATGTGAATGAAATTACTCCTCAAAACCTTATAAACATTCGCCCAGTTGTTGCAGCCATTAGGGAATTTTTCGGAAGCTCCCAGCTTTCTCAATTTATGGACCAAACTAACCCTTTGGCAGAACTTACTCATAAGAGAAGAGTAAGTGCTTTAGGTCCTGGAGGACTTAGTAGAGAAAGAGCGGGTTTTGAAGTAAGAGACGTTCATTATTCTCACTATGGAAGGATATGCCCAATTGAGACTCCTGAAGGACCTAATATCGGTTTGATTGGATCTTTGACTACCTATGCTCGCGTAAATGAATATGGATTTATTGAAGCTCCATATAGGAGAGTAGACAAAACTACTGGTACAGTTACAGATGAAATTGTATATATGACTGCAGATGAAGAAGATGAATATATTATAGCTCAAGCTAATGAACCATTAGATGAAAACAACAGGTTTATTAATGAGAAAGTGGTATGTAGATTAAAAGAAGAGATAATAGCAGTACCTCCAACAGAAGTGGACTTCATGGACGTTTCACCAAAACAGATAGTGTCTGTTGCTACTTCTATGATACCTTTTTTGGAAAATGATGATGCGAATAGAGCCTTGATGGGCTCTAACATGCAGAGGCAAGCAGTACCACTTATAAAACCTGAAGCGCCAATAGTTGGAACAGGCATAGAATATAAGGCAGCTGTTGATTCTGGTGTAGTAGTATTAGCAAAAAATGATGGAGTAGTAGAAAAGGTCACCGCTGATAGAGTTATAATTAGAACAAAGGACGGTAGAAGGGATGAGTATAATTTACTTAAATTTAAGAGGTCAAACCAGGGAACTTGTATAAACCAAAGGCCTATTGTAAATGAAGGAGATGAAGTGAAAAAAGGGCAAGTTATATGCGATGGACCTTCTACTGACAACGGTGAACTTGCACTTGGGAAAAATGTCTTAGTAGGATTTATGCCTTGGGAAGGTTATAATTATGAAGATGCTATTTTGATAAGTGAAGAATTGGTTAGAGATGATTCTTTGACTTCTATTCACATAGAGGAATATGATGCAGAAGCCAGAGATACGAAATTAGGTCCAGAAGAAATAACGAGAGAAATACCGAATGTAGGTGAAGATGCTTTAAAAGATTTAGATGAGAGAGGAATAATACGTATAGGTGCAGAAGTTACCGCTGGTGATATATTAGTAGGCAAAGTTACTCCAAAAGGCGAGACGGAACTTACAGCCGAGGAAAGACTTTTAAGAGCTATTTTTGGAGAAAAAGCAAGAGAAGTAAGAGATACTTCTTTGCGTGTTCCTCACGGTGAGTCAGGTATAGTAGTAGATGTTAAAGTTTATTCCAGAGAAAATGGTGATGAATTGCCACCAGGAGTCAACCAGATGGTAAGAGTATTTGTTGCTCAAAAGAGGAAAATTTCTGTCGGAGACAAAATGGCAGGGCGCCACGGTAACAAGGGTGTTATTTCAAGGATACTTCCAGTAGAAGATATGCCGTTTTTGCCAGATGGTACTCCTTTGCAGATATGTTTAAATCCATTAGGTGTTCCATCTCGTATGAACATTGGTCAGGTTTTAGAAGTTCACTTAGGTCTTGTTGCAAAAGCATTGGGATGGCAGATTGCTACACCTGTTTTTGATGGGGCAACAGAAGAAGATATACAAGAGCTTTTAGCTAAATCCGGTTTTTCTCCGGATGGCAAGGTGCAATTGTACGATGGAAGAACAGGTGAGCCTTTTGATAACAGAGTTACGGTAGGTTATATGTACATGCTGAAACTTCACCATCTTGTTGATGACAAGATGCATGCAAGGTCTACTGGACCATATTCTTTGGTTACACAGCAACCTCTGGGTGGAAAAGCTCAGTTTGGTGGACAGAGATTTGGTGAGATGGAAGTATGGGCATTAGAGGCATATGGTTCAGCTCACACTTTACAAGAGATTTTGACTGTGAAATCTGACGATGTATCAGGTCGTGTAAAAACCTATGAAGCTATTGTTAAGGGTGAAAACATACCAGAACCAGGTATTCCTGAATCCTTTAAAGTATTGGTTAAGGAACTTCAAAGCTTAGCATTAGATGTCAAAGTTATCACAGAAGATAATCAAGAAATTCCATTAAAAGAATTTGAAGATGATGACGATTCTGATGTGCCGGATGCTACTCTTAATATCAATATAGAAGGTCGCGAAGATACACCACCAGAAGAAGTATATGAAGAAGGCTTTGAAGAAGGCTTTGAAGAAGAGACTGAAGAATTGCCAGAAGATCTTGATTTTGAGCCAGATAGTTTTGACATGGGAAATGATGATTTAGATTTAGAAGATTTTGATATTTAA
- the rpoC gene encoding DNA-directed RNA polymerase subunit beta': MFQLRNFEAIKIGLASPEKIREWSRGEVKKPETINYRTLKPERDGLFCERIFGPTKDWECHCGKYKRVRYKGVVCDRCGVEVTRSKVRRERMGHIELAAPVAHIWYVKGIPSRMGLLLDMSPRALEKVLYFVSYVVIDPGDTPLTKKQLLSEKEYREYLDKYGNKFRAGMGAEAVKELLQEIDLEKLGKELKAEIRESTGQKRVRAIRRLEVVQAFIDSGNRPEWMILDVIPVIPPDLRPMVQLDGGRFATSDLNDLYRRVINRNNRLKKLLDLGAPDIIVRNEKRMLQEAVDALIDNGRRGRPVTGPGNRPLKSLSDMLKGKQGRFRQNLLGKRVDYSGRSVIVVGPELKVYQCGLPKEMALELFKPFVMKKLVDEGLAQHIKSAKRMVEKVKPEVWDVLEEVIKEHPVLLNRAPTLHRLGIQAFEPVLVEGRAIKLHPLVCTAYNADFDGDQMAVHVPLSMEAQAEARFLMLAANNILKPQDGKPVMTPTQDMVLGSYYLTADEEGVPGEGKYFSSPEEAIMAYQLGYIHIHAKIKVKMTKEIDGVKKSKIIETTVGKIIFNEAIPQDLGYVDRTNPETAFDLEINGLVDKSKLGKILDRVYRLHGPTKTAETLDKIKELGFRYSTKAAITVSVSDMVIPKEKEKLLKEADEMVSKIESQFRRGLISEEERYESIIRTWNMTTEKVTEALMASLDKFNPIFMMAHSGARGSKNQIRQLAGMRGLMADPSGRIIELPIRSNFREGLNVLEFFISTHGARKGLADTALRTADSGYLTRRLVDVSQDVIVREEDCGTDEGIYVEEIREGNEIIERLADRIIGRVAAEDVVDNEGNIIVRRNELINEEDAEKIEKAGITKVKIRSLLTCKSRHGVCRMCYGRDLATGELVNIGEAVGIIAAQAIGEPGTQLTMRTFHTGGVAGSDITQGLPRVEELFEARKPKGLAVISEISGVVRINESKKRREVIVTDEENSISKTYLIPYGSRLKVHDGQVIQAGDELTEGSVNPHDLLKIKGIFAVQTYLLQEVQKVYRLQGVEINDKHIEVIIRQMMRKVKVEDQGDTSMLPGELIDMFKFEEENKKAIENGLRPASGRRALLGITKAALATDSFLSAASFQETTRVLTDAAIKGKIDPLLGLKENVIIGKLIPAGTGLSRYRNISVVKKINDQQEGQDNEKEEREVKASN, translated from the coding sequence TTGTTTCAGTTAAGAAATTTTGAGGCTATTAAAATTGGGTTAGCATCACCTGAAAAAATAAGAGAATGGTCAAGAGGTGAGGTGAAAAAGCCTGAAACTATAAATTATAGAACATTAAAACCAGAAAGGGATGGCCTTTTTTGTGAAAGAATTTTTGGACCTACAAAAGACTGGGAATGCCATTGCGGTAAATACAAAAGAGTGAGATACAAAGGTGTGGTTTGTGATAGATGCGGTGTAGAAGTTACAAGGTCTAAAGTTAGAAGGGAAAGAATGGGGCACATTGAACTTGCTGCCCCTGTTGCCCATATATGGTATGTAAAAGGAATTCCAAGTCGAATGGGGCTTCTTCTTGATATGTCCCCGAGAGCATTAGAAAAAGTGTTGTACTTTGTATCATATGTGGTTATTGACCCTGGCGATACTCCTCTTACCAAAAAGCAGTTATTGTCGGAGAAAGAGTACAGAGAATATTTGGATAAGTATGGTAATAAATTTAGGGCAGGGATGGGAGCAGAAGCAGTAAAAGAATTGCTACAAGAAATAGATTTAGAAAAGTTGGGCAAAGAATTGAAAGCTGAAATACGTGAGTCTACTGGTCAAAAAAGGGTAAGGGCAATTAGAAGATTAGAAGTAGTACAAGCGTTTATAGATTCAGGTAATCGTCCTGAATGGATGATTTTGGATGTTATACCTGTAATTCCTCCTGATTTAAGACCGATGGTGCAATTGGATGGTGGACGGTTTGCAACTTCAGACCTTAATGATTTGTACAGGAGAGTAATCAATAGAAATAACAGATTGAAAAAACTTTTAGACTTAGGGGCCCCAGATATTATAGTAAGAAATGAAAAAAGAATGTTGCAAGAAGCGGTAGATGCTTTGATAGATAACGGCAGGAGAGGAAGGCCTGTTACAGGCCCTGGTAATAGACCTTTGAAATCCCTTTCCGATATGCTCAAAGGTAAGCAAGGAAGATTCAGACAAAATCTTTTAGGTAAGAGGGTAGACTATTCAGGCCGTTCCGTTATAGTAGTAGGACCTGAGCTTAAAGTTTATCAATGTGGCTTGCCAAAAGAAATGGCGTTAGAGCTTTTTAAGCCTTTTGTAATGAAGAAATTAGTAGATGAAGGTTTGGCGCAGCATATAAAAAGTGCTAAAAGAATGGTGGAAAAGGTAAAGCCAGAGGTATGGGATGTGTTAGAGGAAGTTATTAAAGAACATCCCGTATTGTTAAACAGAGCGCCTACCCTCCATAGATTAGGCATTCAAGCTTTTGAACCGGTGTTAGTTGAAGGAAGAGCTATAAAGCTTCATCCTCTTGTGTGTACAGCTTACAATGCAGACTTTGATGGTGACCAAATGGCTGTTCATGTACCTCTTTCAATGGAAGCACAAGCTGAAGCAAGATTTTTAATGCTGGCTGCTAATAACATACTCAAGCCACAAGATGGAAAACCTGTTATGACCCCTACTCAAGATATGGTGTTAGGTTCTTATTACTTAACAGCAGATGAGGAAGGAGTTCCAGGCGAGGGCAAATATTTCTCCAGCCCTGAAGAAGCTATTATGGCATATCAGCTGGGATACATTCACATTCATGCTAAGATAAAAGTGAAGATGACAAAAGAAATTGATGGAGTCAAAAAATCAAAAATAATTGAAACGACAGTGGGAAAAATTATATTTAATGAAGCTATTCCACAGGATTTAGGTTATGTAGACAGAACCAACCCTGAAACTGCTTTTGACTTAGAAATTAATGGTTTAGTAGATAAATCTAAATTAGGAAAAATTTTGGATAGAGTCTACAGATTACACGGGCCAACAAAAACAGCAGAAACTCTTGATAAAATCAAAGAGTTAGGTTTTAGGTATTCTACAAAAGCAGCCATTACTGTCAGTGTTTCTGACATGGTAATACCAAAAGAAAAAGAGAAGCTTCTAAAAGAAGCAGATGAAATGGTAAGTAAAATTGAAAGCCAATTCAGACGTGGTCTCATATCCGAGGAGGAGAGATATGAGAGCATAATAAGGACATGGAATATGACTACAGAAAAAGTTACAGAAGCCTTGATGGCAAGCTTGGACAAATTTAACCCTATATTTATGATGGCCCATTCAGGAGCTAGGGGAAGTAAAAACCAAATAAGGCAGTTAGCAGGTATGCGAGGCCTTATGGCAGACCCGTCAGGAAGAATTATTGAGCTTCCTATAAGGTCTAATTTTAGAGAGGGGCTTAATGTATTGGAATTTTTCATATCTACTCACGGTGCAAGAAAAGGCCTTGCTGATACAGCTTTAAGAACTGCAGACTCTGGTTATTTAACAAGAAGATTAGTCGATGTTAGCCAGGATGTAATAGTCAGAGAAGAAGATTGTGGAACTGATGAGGGAATTTACGTAGAAGAAATAAGAGAAGGAAACGAAATAATTGAAAGATTAGCTGACAGAATAATAGGAAGAGTTGCGGCTGAAGATGTAGTTGATAATGAAGGCAATATAATTGTCAGAAGAAATGAATTGATAAACGAAGAGGACGCAGAAAAGATTGAAAAAGCAGGTATTACTAAAGTAAAGATAAGGTCTCTTTTGACATGTAAGTCAAGGCACGGCGTATGTAGAATGTGTTATGGTAGAGACCTTGCAACAGGTGAACTCGTAAATATAGGTGAAGCGGTGGGCATTATTGCTGCACAAGCTATAGGCGAACCAGGTACACAGCTTACTATGAGAACATTCCATACTGGTGGTGTAGCAGGTTCTGATATTACACAGGGTCTTCCCAGAGTAGAAGAGCTTTTTGAGGCGAGAAAACCAAAAGGACTTGCTGTAATTTCTGAAATTTCTGGTGTTGTAAGAATCAATGAATCAAAGAAGAGAAGAGAAGTCATTGTAACAGATGAAGAAAACAGTATTTCTAAGACTTACCTGATTCCCTATGGTTCAAGGCTTAAAGTTCATGATGGTCAGGTAATACAAGCTGGGGATGAGCTGACAGAAGGATCTGTAAATCCTCATGACCTTTTGAAAATAAAAGGAATATTTGCAGTACAGACTTATTTGCTACAAGAGGTTCAAAAGGTTTATAGATTGCAGGGCGTTGAAATAAATGATAAACACATTGAAGTAATAATAAGGCAAATGATGAGAAAAGTAAAAGTAGAAGACCAGGGAGATACCTCAATGCTTCCTGGAGAGCTTATAGATATGTTTAAATTTGAGGAGGAGAACAAAAAAGCAATTGAAAATGGATTAAGACCTGCTTCTGGAAGAAGAGCTCTTTTGGGAATTACAAAGGCGGCTTTGGCAACAGATTCTTTCTTATCGGCTGCTTCTTTCCAAGAGACGACAAGAGTGCTTACAGATGCAGCTATAAAAGGTAAAATAGATCCACTTTTGGGATTGAAAGAAAATGTGATAATAGGTAAGCTAATTCCTGCTGGGACAGGTTTGTCACGCTATAGAAATATTTCTGTTGTAAAAAAAATTAATGACCAACAGGAAGGACAAGATAACGAAAAAGAAGAAAGAGAAGTGAAGGCGAGCAACTAA
- a CDS encoding ribosomal L7Ae/L30e/S12e/Gadd45 family protein — MAGQDCPSKRVVGAKQTLKAIMNCNVLQVYIAKDAEEHVTKKIKELCEEKSIKIVYIDTMKELGVMCGIDVGAATAADIIGEKK; from the coding sequence ATGGCGGGACAAGATTGCCCTTCTAAGCGGGTGGTTGGAGCAAAGCAGACTTTAAAAGCAATAATGAATTGCAATGTACTTCAGGTTTACATTGCAAAAGATGCGGAAGAACATGTTACTAAAAAAATAAAAGAGCTATGTGAAGAAAAATCAATTAAAATAGTGTACATCGATACTATGAAAGAACTTGGGGTAATGTGTGGTATTGATGTAGGTGCCGCTACTGCAGCGGATATTATAGGTGAAAAGAAATAA